A genomic window from Glaciihabitans sp. INWT7 includes:
- a CDS encoding Mu transposase C-terminal domain-containing protein produces MVQRTVETKLALLRQHDDGTPWTRIAAVSGVPVRTLTRWASKDRNDPTSHGLERSRRVDRGTRRIAAELVEVIEALALRRPEPTAAFIHRRVSDIAQDRSLPGLSYSSVRAVIAALDPGLRTLAQHGDAAYRDRFEVVFRRNAGRPNEQWQVDHTLLDIAILDKAGSPVRPWLTIVLDDHSRGVAGYTVFIGAPTAEQTALALHQAVNRKTNPAWPICGLPDVLYSDHGSDFTSARLERVCLDTHIRLIHSRIGVPQGRGKIERFYGTITTELLPHLPGHIPHGTGGHPISAPTLTLRQLDGIFEQFIVSDYNQRSHSQTGEAPSKRWAASGFIPRSPAHPEDLDLLLLTATATRKVQRDGIQFASTRYVSPILAAYVGENVTVRFNPRDIAEIRVYFDDSFLCRAIAPELAADSVSLQELQAVRARRRRDLKKQLRQRRSLADALPDDTRYAPAEDTEPEPVPPPAPAPRSGLRLYATD; encoded by the coding sequence GTGGTGCAGAGAACGGTCGAGACGAAACTTGCCCTCCTACGCCAACACGATGACGGAACCCCCTGGACCCGGATCGCCGCCGTGTCGGGGGTGCCGGTTCGCACGCTCACTCGGTGGGCGAGCAAGGACCGAAACGATCCCACCTCTCATGGGCTGGAGCGTTCCCGCCGGGTCGACCGTGGTACGAGGCGGATCGCGGCCGAGCTGGTCGAGGTGATCGAAGCTCTGGCGCTGCGCCGGCCGGAACCTACCGCGGCGTTCATTCATCGCCGGGTCAGCGACATCGCCCAAGACCGGAGCCTTCCTGGACTGAGCTACAGCAGCGTCCGCGCAGTGATCGCAGCTCTTGACCCGGGTCTTCGCACCCTCGCCCAGCACGGCGACGCCGCATACAGGGACCGGTTCGAGGTAGTCTTCCGCCGCAATGCGGGGCGCCCGAACGAGCAATGGCAAGTCGACCACACCCTCCTCGACATCGCCATCCTCGATAAGGCAGGCAGTCCGGTGAGGCCCTGGTTGACCATCGTTCTGGACGACCACTCCCGCGGTGTCGCCGGCTACACCGTCTTCATCGGCGCCCCGACAGCGGAGCAGACTGCGCTTGCCCTGCATCAGGCTGTCAACCGGAAGACAAACCCGGCGTGGCCCATCTGCGGCCTGCCCGATGTGCTTTACAGCGACCACGGATCGGATTTCACCTCAGCCCGCCTGGAGCGCGTCTGCCTCGATACCCACATCCGGCTTATCCACTCCCGGATCGGTGTCCCGCAGGGCCGCGGCAAGATCGAACGGTTCTACGGCACCATCACCACCGAGCTGCTCCCGCACCTCCCCGGCCATATTCCGCACGGAACGGGCGGGCACCCCATCAGTGCGCCGACGCTGACCCTGAGACAACTCGATGGGATCTTCGAACAGTTCATCGTCAGCGACTACAACCAACGTTCCCACTCCCAAACCGGCGAAGCGCCCTCGAAGCGGTGGGCCGCGTCCGGGTTCATCCCACGAAGCCCCGCCCACCCGGAGGACCTCGATCTTCTCCTTCTTACTGCGACGGCGACACGGAAGGTGCAGCGCGACGGCATCCAGTTCGCCTCGACCCGGTATGTCTCACCGATCCTTGCTGCCTACGTGGGCGAGAACGTCACGGTGAGGTTCAACCCGCGCGACATCGCCGAGATTCGGGTCTACTTCGATGACAGCTTCCTCTGCCGCGCCATCGCCCCGGAACTTGCGGCCGACTCCGTCTCCCTTCAGGAACTGCAAGCAGTTCGTGCGCGGCGCCGCCGAGACCTGAAAAAGCAGCTTCGACAACGGCGGAGCCTCGCCGATGCCCTTCCGGACGACACCCGCTATGCACCCGCCGAAGACACCGAACCTGAGCCCGTGCCGCCGCCCGCACCGGCTCCGCGATCAGGATTGCGTCTCTATGCCACCGACTGA
- a CDS encoding recombinase family protein, with translation MTKHIGYARVSTRAQDSDRQIVDLKDPMLGKVRADDLYIDHGVSGARETRPALDQALAALEAGDTLVVATLDRLGRSTENMLRLAADLRNRGVALKVLNLGGEAIDTSTPTGSMLFTVMVALAQMELDIKKERALDSVSKRRAAGKDLGGRRAKFSEGLIQMARQQIDAGGSPSQVARDLGMSRATLHRRLQQNAESVDLRLGEPPAVLPRKREARKGGLK, from the coding sequence GTGACGAAGCACATCGGTTACGCACGGGTTTCAACTCGCGCGCAAGACAGCGACCGCCAAATAGTTGATCTGAAGGACCCCATGCTCGGGAAAGTGCGCGCCGACGATCTCTACATCGATCACGGCGTCTCAGGTGCCAGGGAGACAAGGCCGGCTCTAGATCAAGCCCTTGCCGCGCTAGAGGCAGGTGACACTCTGGTCGTGGCCACGCTGGATCGCCTCGGAAGATCGACCGAGAACATGCTGAGGCTCGCGGCCGATCTGCGTAATCGCGGGGTGGCCCTGAAAGTCCTCAACCTTGGCGGCGAAGCAATTGATACAAGTACGCCGACCGGGAGCATGCTGTTCACCGTGATGGTCGCTCTTGCTCAAATGGAACTCGACATCAAGAAGGAGCGTGCACTGGACTCCGTGTCCAAGAGGCGGGCAGCGGGCAAGGATCTCGGTGGACGCAGGGCAAAGTTCAGTGAGGGCCTGATCCAAATGGCACGCCAACAGATCGACGCTGGAGGTTCGCCGTCGCAGGTTGCCCGGGATCTGGGGATGTCCCGAGCCACGCTCCACCGCCGGTTGCAACAGAATGCAGAGTCCGTCGATCTCCGGCTAGGCGAACCCCCGGCCGTGTTACCTAGGAAGAGGGAAGCGCGGAAGGGTGGGCTCAAATAG
- a CDS encoding AAA family ATPase, giving the protein MPFRTTPAMHPPKTPNLSPCRRPHRLRDQDCVSMPPTESGRSILGNNDDGRRFLTERVGEVNTTPVRKTGLPPFQTTREHRRFTEFADTVRAHRYIGLCWGPPGVGKTLSARHYAGADDWEQWQHIFDDDLGPVPARVLDAHTAFFTPSVAATIREIDRGLPTACQRISFAIDYHEHGLVDPYVHTDSRSSGRTELLIIDEADRLKTTGLEQVRDYFDRHNMGVILIGMPGIEKRLARYPQLYSRIGFAHEYRPLTPDELTAVLTSRLPASDTATDGGIGHATAIATVVRITGGNFRLVDRLVTQIERIQALNNLNALTPEVVDAAREALLIGH; this is encoded by the coding sequence ATGCCCTTCCGGACGACACCCGCTATGCACCCGCCGAAGACACCGAACCTGAGCCCGTGCCGCCGCCCGCACCGGCTCCGCGATCAGGATTGCGTCTCTATGCCACCGACTGAGTCCGGCCGCAGCATCCTCGGCAACAACGACGACGGCCGCCGGTTCCTTACCGAAAGAGTTGGTGAGGTCAACACCACCCCCGTTCGGAAAACCGGGTTGCCCCCATTCCAGACCACGCGAGAACACCGTCGCTTTACGGAATTCGCGGACACCGTCCGCGCTCACCGCTACATCGGTCTCTGCTGGGGCCCACCCGGTGTGGGGAAGACCCTCTCTGCGCGGCACTACGCCGGCGCCGACGACTGGGAACAATGGCAGCACATCTTCGACGATGACCTTGGCCCCGTCCCGGCGCGCGTCCTCGACGCCCACACCGCCTTCTTCACACCCAGCGTTGCCGCAACCATCCGGGAAATCGACCGCGGCCTGCCCACCGCTTGCCAACGAATCTCGTTCGCCATCGACTACCACGAGCACGGCCTCGTCGACCCCTACGTCCACACCGACTCCCGCTCCAGCGGACGCACAGAACTGCTCATCATCGACGAAGCCGACCGCCTCAAAACAACCGGCCTCGAGCAAGTCCGTGACTACTTCGACCGCCATAACATGGGCGTCATCCTTATCGGCATGCCAGGCATCGAGAAACGCCTCGCCCGCTACCCACAGCTCTACAGCCGCATCGGCTTCGCCCACGAATACCGGCCCCTCACCCCAGACGAACTCACCGCCGTCCTAACCAGCCGGCTTCCCGCCAGCGACACGGCAACTGACGGCGGAATCGGTCACGCCACAGCAATCGCTACCGTCGTCCGGATCACCGGCGGCAACTTCCGCCTCGTCGACCGGCTGGTCACTCAAATCGAACGAATCCAGGCGCTAAACAACCTCAATGCACTCACACCCGAAGTCGTGGACGCCGCCCGAGAAGCCCTGCTCATTGGCCACTAA
- a CDS encoding fumarylacetoacetate hydrolase family protein, producing the protein MKFARIGALGQERPVAIIDQASYDISSITADITGQFLEADGVDRVREALAAGILPVIETAGDRIGSPIVRPSAVICIGMNYAAHAAESGSLPPTIPIMFLKTPNTVVGPNDDVVIPRKSVKTDWEVELGVVISKRASYLESPADSIDHIAGFVVANDLSEREFQLELSGGQWSKGKSAPGFNPTGPWLVTPDEVDYRALRLRSWVNGEPRQDSSTADLIFDVDHIIWHLSQFLTLEPGDLVLTGTPEGVALSGRFPYLKAGDVCEIEIDGLGRQRQLFV; encoded by the coding sequence ATGAAATTCGCCCGCATCGGAGCGCTCGGCCAGGAGCGGCCGGTCGCGATCATCGACCAGGCCAGCTACGACATCAGCAGTATCACCGCCGATATCACCGGGCAGTTCCTGGAGGCGGACGGTGTCGACCGCGTGCGCGAGGCCCTCGCGGCGGGTATCCTCCCGGTAATCGAGACCGCCGGCGATCGGATCGGGTCGCCCATTGTTCGACCGAGTGCGGTCATCTGCATCGGCATGAATTACGCGGCCCATGCTGCCGAGAGTGGATCGCTGCCGCCCACCATCCCGATCATGTTCCTCAAGACGCCAAACACGGTAGTCGGGCCAAACGACGACGTCGTGATCCCGCGAAAGAGCGTGAAGACCGACTGGGAGGTCGAGCTCGGCGTCGTGATTTCGAAGCGCGCGTCCTACCTCGAGTCGCCCGCGGACAGCATCGATCACATCGCCGGGTTCGTCGTGGCGAACGACCTCTCCGAGCGCGAGTTCCAGCTCGAACTGTCGGGGGGCCAATGGTCGAAAGGCAAGTCGGCTCCGGGATTCAACCCGACCGGACCGTGGCTCGTGACGCCCGATGAGGTCGACTATCGCGCCCTCCGACTGCGAAGCTGGGTGAACGGCGAACCGCGCCAGGATTCGTCGACGGCCGACCTGATCTTCGACGTCGACCACATCATCTGGCACCTGAGTCAGTTCCTCACCCTCGAACCGGGAGACCTCGTGCTCACCGGGACCCCGGAGGGCGTCGCCCTCTCCGGCCGTTTTCCCTACCTGAAGGCCGGTGACGTCTGCGAGATCGAGATCGACGGCCTCGGCCGCCAGCGCCAATTGTTCGTCTGA
- a CDS encoding tyrosine-type recombinase/integrase, translated as MKLPALSRCEELARTGAWPVIVYAVAHTGLLLDLELIGAKNLTGIGAAIETRDPDGFAQMRAAGIQLGWTSKWVKTLLGEGLAVLLAWTGGTTAQLTTDIIDTFETGLIATTTLKPSMLRAYRARLAGLRAILFDTKVIDTPPRRRPTASSYEERFAAVEMAPSLRKMFLRYVTVRSAVSRPSTVDCLINDLLPFAEYLTAHAPEIRHLRHLRRHHIEAYLIWNRHRPWRGRHAGAGAGRTVSTAVAQAAVLTLRNMLDDITDWGWEDVPTRRLVFRADIPKLDQPLPRALAPDIDAALMAAVDALDDPFARVAVTVLRHTGLRIGELLDLELGSVYDYGPAGSWLKVPLGKLATERMVPLDATALAALDQWTGQRGPSRALPHPRTGTVTDFLFTNHGRRLGPTRIRNALISASTAAGLRGADGSGLMVTPHQLRHTWATELANAGMSLQALMALLGHATAQMTVRYATLASPTLRVAYDDAVGKMRRQLTLTPVGRPIVPDKVAWLNSEMIKTRVAHGYCSRHESAGACSYANICENCANFTTGPEFTDVLTEQLDDIHALKADAEQRGWDGEAARHTTTAAALTSHLRQLRR; from the coding sequence ATGAAGCTCCCAGCGTTGTCTCGCTGCGAGGAGCTTGCTCGCACCGGCGCCTGGCCCGTCATCGTCTACGCCGTCGCCCACACAGGCCTGCTACTGGACTTGGAACTGATTGGAGCGAAGAACCTCACAGGCATCGGCGCAGCGATCGAGACGCGCGACCCGGATGGATTCGCCCAGATGCGCGCCGCCGGCATCCAGCTCGGGTGGACATCGAAATGGGTGAAAACACTACTCGGCGAAGGCCTAGCCGTGCTCCTGGCCTGGACGGGTGGAACAACGGCGCAGCTCACCACCGACATCATCGACACGTTCGAAACGGGGCTCATCGCCACGACAACACTGAAGCCGTCGATGCTCCGCGCCTACCGCGCACGGCTGGCAGGGCTGAGAGCAATCCTCTTCGACACCAAAGTGATCGACACGCCACCTCGACGCCGGCCTACCGCGTCGAGTTACGAGGAACGTTTCGCGGCAGTGGAAATGGCGCCCTCGTTGCGCAAGATGTTCCTGCGTTACGTCACCGTCCGCTCCGCAGTGTCCCGCCCCAGCACGGTGGACTGCCTGATCAATGACCTGCTGCCGTTTGCGGAATACCTCACCGCCCACGCCCCGGAGATACGACATCTCCGCCACCTCCGACGCCACCACATCGAGGCCTATCTGATCTGGAACCGCCACCGGCCCTGGCGCGGCCGCCATGCTGGCGCTGGCGCTGGCCGCACCGTCTCGACCGCCGTCGCGCAGGCGGCGGTGTTGACGCTGCGGAACATGCTCGACGACATCACCGACTGGGGCTGGGAGGACGTCCCCACACGCCGGCTGGTATTCCGGGCGGACATTCCCAAGCTCGATCAGCCGCTGCCGCGTGCTCTCGCCCCCGACATCGACGCGGCGTTGATGGCAGCCGTTGACGCCCTCGACGATCCTTTCGCCCGCGTCGCGGTGACAGTACTGCGCCACACAGGGTTGCGCATCGGTGAGCTCCTCGACCTGGAACTGGGAAGCGTCTATGACTACGGCCCCGCCGGCTCCTGGCTGAAAGTCCCCCTCGGCAAACTCGCCACCGAGCGGATGGTGCCCCTGGACGCGACCGCGCTGGCCGCCCTCGACCAATGGACTGGGCAGCGCGGTCCCTCACGGGCACTGCCCCACCCCCGGACCGGCACGGTCACAGACTTCCTCTTCACCAACCACGGCCGACGACTGGGTCCAACCCGGATCCGCAACGCCCTGATCTCCGCTAGCACCGCTGCGGGACTGCGCGGCGCCGATGGGTCTGGCCTGATGGTGACCCCGCATCAACTCCGCCACACCTGGGCCACCGAGCTCGCCAACGCCGGGATGAGCCTGCAAGCGCTGATGGCGCTACTGGGCCACGCGACCGCCCAAATGACCGTCCGCTATGCCACCCTCGCTTCGCCGACGCTTCGAGTCGCCTATGACGACGCCGTCGGAAAAATGCGCCGACAACTCACCCTCACTCCGGTCGGCCGCCCGATCGTTCCCGACAAAGTGGCTTGGCTCAACAGCGAGATGATCAAAACCCGGGTCGCCCACGGATACTGCTCCCGGCACGAAAGCGCCGGCGCCTGTTCCTATGCGAACATCTGCGAGAACTGCGCCAACTTCACGACCGGCCCCGAATTCACCGACGTACTCACCGAGCAGCTCGACGACATCCACGCGCTCAAAGCCGATGCCGAACAACGCGGCTGGGACGGTGAAGCAGCCAGGCACACCACCACCGCGGCAGCCCTCACCAGCCACCTCCGCCAACTCCGACGGTGA
- a CDS encoding rhamnulokinase family protein, translated as MTEAVAAVDLGATSGRVMLGFVGHNELSVRPVARFPNLPVRTPDGLHWNILELFRNVTAGLAAAAREEPGLASAGVDSWAVDYGLLRGGRMLGAPFHYRDDRTVAAVETTHSAVSAEQLYAANGLQYLPFNTLYQLEAERDSGMLGFADSLLLIPDLINFWLTGEHFAERTNASTTGLLDITTGEWNETLISRLGLPAGLLAPLVSPGSSIGTLLPSMATEFGIPGSLNIVAVGSHDTASAVVAIPAATPNFAYISCGTWGLVGVELEHPVLSESSRLANFTNEGGVDGRVRYLHNVMGLWLLSESVRSWERGGDTIDLPALLAQASAVTSTVPLFDANDPRFLPPGDMPTRIAEWLSEHGRAAPQSRPEFVRSIVQSLAAAFSDAVRTASELSGIRVDVIHIVGGGSQNELLCQLTATLSGIPVLAGPVEATAIGNVLIQARAQGFVTGSLEALRSLVASAFSPQRFTPAR; from the coding sequence ATGACTGAGGCAGTCGCGGCAGTCGACCTCGGCGCGACAAGTGGCAGGGTGATGCTCGGCTTCGTCGGGCACAACGAGTTGAGCGTTCGACCGGTCGCACGCTTCCCCAACCTGCCGGTTCGCACCCCGGACGGCCTGCACTGGAACATCCTCGAGCTGTTTCGCAACGTCACCGCCGGCCTCGCCGCCGCCGCCCGCGAAGAGCCCGGACTCGCCAGCGCCGGAGTTGACTCCTGGGCCGTCGACTACGGGCTCTTGCGCGGCGGACGGATGCTCGGCGCCCCGTTCCACTACCGGGACGACCGCACTGTCGCCGCCGTCGAAACCACCCACTCGGCCGTCTCGGCCGAGCAGCTGTACGCGGCAAACGGACTGCAGTACCTGCCGTTCAACACCCTGTACCAGCTCGAGGCCGAGCGTGACTCCGGCATGCTGGGGTTTGCGGACTCGCTGCTTCTCATCCCCGACCTGATCAACTTCTGGCTCACCGGCGAACACTTCGCTGAGCGCACCAACGCCTCGACGACGGGACTTCTCGACATCACCACCGGGGAGTGGAATGAGACGCTCATTTCCCGCCTCGGCCTGCCCGCAGGACTGCTCGCGCCGCTGGTCTCGCCGGGCTCGTCAATCGGCACGCTACTGCCGTCGATGGCCACCGAGTTCGGGATTCCTGGAAGCCTCAACATCGTCGCCGTCGGGTCGCACGACACCGCGTCGGCAGTGGTCGCGATCCCAGCCGCCACGCCGAACTTCGCCTACATCAGCTGTGGCACCTGGGGGCTCGTCGGCGTCGAGCTGGAGCATCCGGTTCTCAGCGAGTCATCACGGCTCGCGAACTTCACCAATGAGGGCGGCGTCGACGGCCGGGTGCGCTACCTGCACAACGTGATGGGGCTCTGGCTGCTCTCGGAGTCGGTTCGTTCCTGGGAGCGCGGCGGCGACACGATCGACCTCCCGGCGCTGCTTGCGCAGGCATCCGCGGTGACGAGCACCGTTCCCCTGTTCGATGCGAACGACCCGCGATTTCTCCCTCCCGGTGACATGCCAACCCGCATCGCGGAGTGGCTCTCAGAGCACGGTCGGGCGGCACCGCAGTCCCGGCCCGAGTTTGTGCGCAGCATTGTCCAGTCTTTGGCTGCTGCGTTCTCGGATGCGGTGCGCACGGCGTCCGAGCTGTCCGGAATTCGCGTAGACGTGATCCATATCGTCGGTGGCGGATCGCAGAACGAGCTGCTCTGTCAATTGACCGCCACCCTGAGCGGTATTCCCGTCCTCGCCGGCCCGGTCGAGGCGACCGCCATCGGCAACGTGCTCATACAGGCGCGAGCACAGGGGTTCGTCACGGGATCCCTCGAGGCGCTTCGGTCGCTCGTGGCGTCTGCCTTTTCGCCGCAGCGGTTCACCCCGGCTCGCTGA
- a CDS encoding IS256 family transposase: MMTTLDDVKSKKSEPSAEEAAAVELVRLAREQGLSLTGPDGLLKQFTKTVLETALNEEMTEHLGHDKNRAEPERESSNVRNGTRPKTVLTEATGHVQIDVPRDRDGTFEPVIVRKRQRRLTGVDEMVLSLYAHGLTTGEISAHFAQIYDAQVSKETISRITDKVSEEMNEWSHRPLDGVYAAIFIDAIVVKIRDGQVANRPIYAAIGVSLEGEKEVLGLWAGTGGEGAKFWMSVLTDIKNRGVTDTFFLVCDGLKGLPDVVSNVWPLTTVQTCIIHLIRNTFKLASKKDWDALKRDVKPIYTAPNPTAARTALEELTQKWGKRYGAITRLWESAWEEFIPFLDYDEEIRRVICSTNAIESLNARYRRAVRARGHFPTEQAALKCLYLVTRSLDPTGAGRARWTMRWKPALNAFAITFQDRWPAAETY; encoded by the coding sequence ATGATGACGACACTTGATGATGTGAAATCGAAGAAATCTGAGCCGTCTGCTGAGGAGGCTGCGGCGGTCGAGCTGGTGCGTCTGGCGAGGGAGCAGGGCTTGTCCCTGACCGGGCCCGACGGGTTGCTGAAGCAATTCACCAAGACCGTGCTGGAAACGGCGTTGAATGAGGAAATGACCGAACACCTCGGTCACGACAAGAACCGGGCAGAGCCCGAACGTGAGTCCTCGAACGTTCGCAACGGAACAAGACCCAAGACGGTGTTGACCGAGGCGACCGGGCATGTCCAAATCGATGTGCCGAGGGATCGGGACGGAACTTTTGAGCCCGTCATTGTGCGGAAACGCCAACGGCGCCTGACCGGGGTCGACGAGATGGTCCTCTCGCTGTATGCCCACGGGTTAACGACCGGGGAGATCAGTGCGCACTTCGCGCAGATCTATGACGCCCAGGTATCGAAGGAGACGATCTCCAGGATCACCGACAAGGTGTCGGAGGAGATGAACGAATGGTCTCACCGTCCGCTGGACGGCGTCTACGCGGCGATCTTCATCGATGCCATCGTGGTGAAGATTCGTGACGGGCAAGTAGCCAACAGGCCCATCTATGCGGCGATCGGGGTGAGCCTGGAGGGTGAGAAGGAGGTTCTGGGCTTGTGGGCTGGAACCGGGGGTGAGGGGGCGAAGTTCTGGATGAGTGTCCTGACGGACATCAAGAACCGGGGCGTGACGGACACCTTCTTCCTCGTCTGCGACGGGCTGAAAGGCCTGCCAGATGTTGTCTCAAATGTGTGGCCGTTGACGACGGTGCAGACCTGCATCATCCATCTGATCCGCAACACCTTCAAACTCGCGTCGAAGAAAGACTGGGACGCCCTCAAACGGGATGTGAAGCCGATCTATACGGCACCGAACCCGACGGCCGCGCGGACGGCGCTCGAGGAGCTGACCCAGAAATGGGGCAAACGATACGGTGCCATCACCAGATTGTGGGAGTCCGCGTGGGAGGAGTTCATCCCGTTCCTGGACTACGACGAAGAAATTCGCCGCGTGATCTGCAGCACCAACGCGATCGAATCCCTGAACGCCCGATACCGGCGGGCGGTGCGAGCACGCGGTCATTTCCCCACCGAGCAGGCCGCGCTGAAGTGCCTGTATCTTGTCACCAGATCACTCGACCCGACAGGCGCGGGACGAGCCCGATGGACGATGCGCTGGAAGCCCGCGCTGAACGCGTTCGCCATCACCTTCCAAGACCGCTGGCCGGCCGCGGAAACCTACTAA
- a CDS encoding SDR family NAD(P)-dependent oxidoreductase: MSKASRPEFGDLVAVVTGGASGIGAAIARRLHDGGAQVAVLDLQPEAADAAYFAVSANVADDASVRAAIAAVAEKFGRIDIVINNAGIGAHGTVADNDDDEWLRVFNINVVGMARVSRAALPFLRKSPSAAIVNTASIAATAGLPMRALYSASKGAVLSLTRAMAADHLREGVRVNCVNPGTADTPWVGRLLDSAADPAAERAALEARQPHGRLVSADEVADAVAYLASPRSGSTTGTSLAVDGGMQNLRLRPE; encoded by the coding sequence ATGAGCAAAGCCTCTCGTCCAGAATTCGGTGACCTCGTCGCCGTCGTCACCGGCGGCGCCTCCGGAATCGGAGCGGCCATAGCCCGACGACTGCACGATGGCGGTGCCCAGGTTGCTGTGCTCGACCTCCAGCCGGAGGCAGCGGATGCCGCCTACTTCGCCGTCTCCGCCAACGTGGCCGACGACGCCTCTGTGCGAGCGGCGATCGCCGCAGTCGCCGAGAAGTTCGGCCGCATCGACATCGTGATCAACAACGCCGGTATCGGCGCGCACGGCACGGTGGCCGACAACGACGATGACGAGTGGCTTCGAGTCTTTAACATCAACGTGGTGGGCATGGCTCGGGTCAGCCGCGCGGCACTCCCGTTTTTGCGCAAGTCGCCGTCAGCGGCCATCGTGAACACCGCCTCCATCGCCGCGACCGCCGGACTGCCGATGCGAGCGCTGTACAGCGCCTCGAAGGGCGCTGTACTCTCATTGACCCGCGCGATGGCCGCCGATCACCTTCGCGAGGGCGTCCGGGTCAATTGCGTCAATCCGGGAACCGCAGACACCCCCTGGGTCGGGCGCCTTCTCGACTCGGCGGCCGATCCGGCCGCGGAGCGAGCAGCCCTCGAAGCCCGTCAGCCGCACGGGCGCCTGGTCAGTGCGGATGAGGTGGCCGACGCGGTCGCCTACCTCGCGAGCCCTCGCTCGGGGTCGACGACCGGCACATCCCTCGCGGTCGACGGCGGCATGCAGAACCTGCGGTTACGACCGGAGTAG
- a CDS encoding recombinase family protein, whose protein sequence is MASVGYARVSTREQNLDAQTDALEAAACEKVFVEHASGVLAKRPALDDALDYLRDGDTLVVTKLDRLGRSVRNLKEVVDGLEQRGVGLKALSQGIDTTTPGGRLFFHMLAAIAEFEHDLIVERTKDGLAAARARGRKGGGRSKMTVTKARQARAMYDEKTYTVQQIAETFGVSRGTIYRHLGDDVSPA, encoded by the coding sequence ATGGCATCTGTTGGTTACGCACGCGTCTCGACTCGAGAGCAGAATCTCGACGCGCAAACGGATGCCCTCGAAGCCGCTGCATGCGAGAAGGTGTTCGTCGAGCATGCCTCTGGGGTTCTGGCGAAACGACCGGCCTTGGATGATGCGCTTGACTACCTCCGGGATGGCGACACTCTTGTTGTCACAAAACTTGACCGGCTCGGGCGTTCTGTCCGCAACCTGAAAGAGGTAGTCGACGGGCTCGAGCAGCGAGGTGTCGGGCTGAAGGCCCTGTCCCAAGGAATTGATACGACAACTCCAGGCGGGCGGTTGTTCTTCCACATGCTTGCCGCGATCGCGGAGTTTGAGCACGATCTCATCGTCGAACGCACCAAAGACGGATTAGCAGCGGCTAGGGCCCGCGGCCGGAAAGGCGGCGGTCGCTCGAAGATGACGGTCACGAAGGCCCGGCAGGCGCGAGCGATGTATGACGAGAAGACGTACACGGTGCAGCAGATTGCAGAGACATTCGGGGTTTCGCGCGGCACAATCTACCGGCACCTCGGCGACGATGTCAGCCCCGCATAG
- a CDS encoding site-specific integrase, translated as MAGTCPSNPVPSPRRRSIPGASTRGLLGHLGAGRSRGGGRLVRQPQMLPESLPVSDVDRFLRSLDTHRDRAIVLVMLLGGLRAAEVRGLQLSDVDLGRRRLRVVGKGSKERHVPVDGAFFTEVAAYLRYERPTGVKSSECFLVLRGPTTGQPLTEAGLRGVFRRHRESSGAIRVRPHRLRHTYGTELASAGIDLLALRELMGHVSPDTTARYVHLSIEHLAAEYGAARATLAATSR; from the coding sequence ATGGCCGGCACCTGCCCCAGCAATCCCGTGCCGTCTCCGCGACGGCGCAGCATCCCGGGCGCCTCGACCCGGGGCCTGCTGGGGCATCTGGGCGCGGGACGCTCACGCGGCGGGGGCCGGTTGGTGCGTCAGCCCCAGATGCTGCCGGAATCGCTGCCCGTTAGCGACGTCGACCGTTTCCTGCGTTCGCTGGACACGCACCGCGACCGCGCGATCGTGTTGGTGATGCTGCTGGGCGGTTTGCGGGCCGCGGAAGTGCGTGGGCTGCAACTATCCGACGTCGATCTCGGGCGCCGCCGCCTGCGTGTCGTGGGTAAAGGATCGAAGGAGCGCCATGTCCCCGTCGATGGTGCTTTCTTCACCGAGGTTGCCGCCTACCTGCGTTACGAACGTCCCACCGGAGTGAAATCATCGGAGTGTTTCCTCGTGTTGAGGGGGCCAACCACGGGACAACCGTTGACCGAAGCGGGGCTGCGCGGGGTGTTCCGCCGCCACCGGGAGTCATCCGGGGCGATCCGGGTGCGTCCCCACCGTTTGCGGCACACCTATGGCACCGAGCTGGCCTCGGCCGGTATCGACCTGTTGGCACTGCGGGAGCTGATGGGCCACGTTTCCCCGGACACCACCGCCCGATACGTCCACCTGAGTATCGAACACCTTGCCGCCGAATACGGCGCCGCCCGCGCAACCCTCGCCGCCACCTCCCGATGA